In Methylococcus geothermalis, one genomic interval encodes:
- a CDS encoding MFS transporter, which yields MADDHRNAHTRLSRNAIASVVGQMIYLVTRVGLPPFILLHVSLQDYSIWATCFLVLGYIGMSTFGIAGVYIRYSAEYYAHGRLDEIGRMMGAGIWLTLALGSLILGVLWVSMPWLYAWFHIEPGMQDTMRLLVLGVVGAMLLELLIPYGYVMGGIHRNAENAVISLICSTLEAVLIVVFLLQGWGLVGMMAAYVLRAVFALTFTLTWFHRLLPGFRIHLWGLGKAQWRPFLEYGGIMQVNGLLSVFLNTSERALAGYVTHNPGAVGLLDISQKFPMMATQLFNSATNSLLSAITHLHALGQEDELVRLYLRSSRYLNALNGLALGFMAPFSAVLITAWMGQSVPVAEAGTLLLYAAIGFHVHALTAPVTSYFQAVNSPARTFWAFIVPQIVLLAMGLAWMLWRGETGLLSLAGMIMLTRIGASLGVIVYANAQLGIGQFRFFREVAPIGALPYLVGYVAYQAVSGWAGLAELTRWEALGVLALFGVAYSAVTLGLVFAFLSQPDERRMVFDALARLGWKRSGECRPSFFSAQAATSAGGFSRWLIPPALCVYFGGGLIHALGMAGGPLTGLLQAADAPALDGVFGIAVLLMGLSAGFGGCWADRAGPRPPLLAASLFILAGLLSVLLGAHRQSAVLILLGYGVAGGLGLGLGYSAAMPPLMRVLPARRGLMAGLALAGFGGGVLSTGPLMDAMPRVIGNPEPLGTAETVFALGLLGLALLLAGCFAIRVPSSDGKPATGREWRSPRFYLLWLMLCLSAAAGIGLSSLAVPTLRGMPDAAGTAAAFAGLLALADLGGRLAWGWAADHLGRKSAYVLVFLGGAALCMALPFAGLAGNVPVFVVCCAAAASLFGGGLAALPAYAADLFGTRRIGQIYGSLLTAWAVAAAAIPPLVSRLETWLTGIGLAETHARFAMLWMASGLLLIGFLCNLLVSQAEGADAS from the coding sequence ATGGCCGACGACCACCGCAACGCCCATACCCGCCTGTCCAGGAATGCCATCGCCAGCGTCGTGGGGCAGATGATCTACCTCGTCACCCGCGTCGGCCTGCCCCCGTTCATCCTCCTGCACGTTTCGCTGCAGGACTACAGCATCTGGGCCACCTGCTTCCTGGTGCTGGGCTACATCGGCATGAGCACCTTCGGCATCGCCGGGGTGTACATACGCTATTCCGCCGAATACTACGCCCACGGCCGGCTCGATGAGATAGGCCGCATGATGGGCGCGGGCATCTGGCTGACGCTGGCGCTCGGCAGTCTCATCCTGGGAGTGTTGTGGGTATCCATGCCCTGGCTCTATGCCTGGTTCCACATCGAGCCGGGAATGCAGGACACGATGCGCCTCCTGGTGCTGGGCGTGGTGGGGGCGATGCTGCTGGAACTGCTGATTCCTTACGGTTACGTCATGGGAGGCATTCACCGCAATGCGGAAAACGCGGTGATCTCGCTGATCTGCTCGACCCTGGAGGCCGTGCTGATCGTCGTCTTCCTCCTTCAGGGCTGGGGCCTGGTCGGGATGATGGCGGCCTATGTGCTGCGCGCGGTGTTCGCGCTGACGTTCACCCTGACCTGGTTTCACCGGCTGCTGCCGGGATTCCGCATCCATCTTTGGGGGCTGGGGAAGGCCCAGTGGCGGCCGTTCCTGGAATACGGCGGCATCATGCAGGTGAACGGGCTGCTCAGCGTATTCCTCAATACCAGCGAGCGGGCACTGGCCGGTTACGTCACCCACAATCCGGGCGCCGTCGGCCTGCTGGACATCAGCCAGAAATTCCCGATGATGGCGACCCAGCTCTTCAATTCGGCGACCAACAGCCTGCTGTCGGCGATCACGCACTTGCACGCGCTCGGACAGGAGGACGAGTTGGTGCGGCTGTATCTGCGCTCCTCGCGCTACCTGAATGCGCTCAATGGGCTGGCGCTGGGGTTCATGGCACCTTTCTCGGCGGTTCTGATCACGGCCTGGATGGGGCAGAGCGTCCCGGTCGCCGAGGCCGGCACCTTGCTGCTCTATGCCGCGATCGGTTTCCATGTCCACGCGCTGACGGCTCCGGTCACCAGCTATTTCCAGGCGGTCAATTCGCCCGCCCGCACCTTCTGGGCCTTCATCGTGCCGCAGATCGTCCTGCTGGCGATGGGGCTGGCCTGGATGCTGTGGCGGGGTGAAACCGGCCTGCTCTCTCTGGCCGGGATGATCATGCTGACCCGGATCGGCGCCAGCCTGGGCGTCATCGTTTACGCCAATGCCCAATTGGGTATCGGCCAGTTCCGGTTTTTCAGGGAGGTCGCCCCCATCGGCGCCCTGCCCTATCTGGTCGGCTATGTGGCATACCAAGCCGTCTCCGGCTGGGCCGGACTTGCCGAACTCACACGCTGGGAGGCCCTCGGCGTATTGGCGTTGTTCGGCGTGGCCTATTCCGCCGTCACCCTCGGTCTCGTCTTCGCCTTTCTGTCCCAGCCCGACGAGCGCCGGATGGTTTTCGATGCGCTGGCCCGCCTGGGATGGAAGCGGAGCGGCGAATGCCGGCCCAGCTTTTTTTCCGCGCAGGCGGCCACATCCGCCGGCGGCTTCAGCCGCTGGCTGATCCCCCCTGCTTTGTGCGTGTATTTCGGAGGCGGCTTGATCCATGCACTCGGTATGGCAGGCGGGCCGCTCACCGGCCTTCTCCAGGCTGCCGATGCGCCGGCACTGGACGGGGTGTTCGGCATCGCGGTGCTGCTCATGGGACTGTCGGCGGGCTTCGGTGGCTGCTGGGCCGACCGGGCCGGACCCCGCCCACCGCTTCTGGCCGCCTCCCTTTTCATCTTGGCTGGCCTCCTCTCGGTTCTGCTTGGCGCCCATCGCCAATCCGCCGTCCTGATTCTCCTGGGCTATGGCGTTGCTGGCGGCCTCGGCTTGGGGCTGGGGTATTCGGCCGCGATGCCCCCGCTGATGCGTGTCCTTCCCGCCCGCCGCGGATTGATGGCCGGACTGGCTCTCGCAGGCTTCGGCGGTGGCGTACTGTCGACCGGACCGCTGATGGACGCCATGCCGAGGGTCATCGGAAATCCCGAACCCTTGGGAACGGCGGAAACCGTGTTTGCCCTTGGATTACTGGGCTTGGCATTGCTGCTGGCCGGATGTTTTGCCATCCGCGTACCGTCATCGGATGGCAAACCCGCCACGGGACGGGAGTGGCGATCGCCGCGGTTTTACCTGCTTTGGCTGATGCTCTGCCTCAGCGCCGCCGCCGGCATCGGCCTTTCGAGCCTGGCCGTGCCGACGCTGCGGGGCATGCCCGACGCGGCCGGGACGGCGGCGGCATTCGCCGGTCTCCTGGCGCTGGCCGACCTCGGAGGCCGCCTGGCCTGGGGCTGGGCGGCCGACCACCTCGGCCGCAAATCCGCCTATGTGCTCGTCTTCCTGGGAGGAGCGGCGCTCTGCATGGCTCTTCCTTTCGCCGGTCTGGCCGGCAACGTTCCGGTTTTCGTGGTTTGCTGCGCTGCCGCGGCGAGCCTTTTCGGTGGCGGGCTCGCGGCCTTGCCCGCTTATGCGGCGGATTTATTCGGAACCCGTCGGATCGGGCAGATCTACGGCAGCCTGCTAACGGCCTGGGCGGTCGCGGCGGCGGCCATTCCGCCGCTGGTTTCCCGGCTGGAAACCTGGCTGACCGGCATCGGCCTCGCCGAGACTCATGCCCGGTTCGCCATGTTATGGATGGCATCGGGCCTGCTGCTGATCGGCTTTCTCTGCAATCTGCTGGTCAGCCAGGCCGAAGGAGCCGACGCGTCATAA
- a CDS encoding O-antigen ligase family protein: protein MLSYIALLPGIAAFLIATRHDTQYAFLRVYLPVLLLLPDYYRCIFPGLPDPTFNQAACVAVAASFAMAGFPGYRFSLTDLWVFGYALCVSISEYRASGYSDAQNLMFAMLFSGVVPYVLAKSLIEPFGNRFLFAKICVLSMAAVSILNLIELRLGMNPWRFVFDRFFPGQGLEWLTTFRFGLARAAGPYAHALLAGIMMIVAFRLQRWLQWSGAWPAKLRWLPWLPYSPALWLSLITAGGLFITLAKGSWLAAFIGAGLVAVGRSKYRRAAMAAILGGMVVVGIPAMIAFLDYASVGRENAKDDNQETAAYRYELVEHYLDIANQEPLWGWGLTKWPKVPGAESIDNHFLLLLLMHGYLASVFFLLLLLGTMTRLLLYGLRQPPTGPPGSALSFTLAGIYLAYFVAIATVFMGQQTMPMFFMLTGWAESYMQRRSREWAGAGAGEAARRFEAPAPFRFRRVL from the coding sequence ATGCTGTCCTACATTGCGCTGCTACCGGGCATCGCGGCCTTCCTGATCGCCACGCGGCACGATACCCAATACGCCTTTCTCCGCGTCTATCTGCCGGTACTTTTGCTCCTGCCGGACTATTACCGCTGCATCTTTCCGGGCCTGCCGGACCCGACCTTCAACCAGGCGGCCTGCGTCGCGGTGGCGGCCAGTTTCGCCATGGCCGGCTTTCCCGGCTATCGCTTCAGCCTCACCGATCTGTGGGTGTTCGGCTACGCATTGTGCGTGTCCATTTCCGAATACCGCGCTTCCGGCTATTCCGACGCCCAGAACCTGATGTTCGCGATGCTGTTCAGCGGCGTCGTCCCTTACGTGCTGGCGAAGAGCCTGATCGAGCCTTTCGGCAACCGCTTCCTGTTCGCCAAGATCTGCGTGTTGTCGATGGCCGCCGTTTCGATCCTGAACCTGATCGAGCTTCGCTTGGGGATGAACCCCTGGCGTTTCGTGTTCGACCGCTTCTTTCCGGGGCAGGGGCTGGAGTGGCTCACGACTTTCCGCTTCGGTCTGGCGCGGGCCGCGGGTCCCTATGCCCATGCCCTGCTGGCGGGGATCATGATGATCGTCGCGTTTCGGTTGCAGCGCTGGCTGCAATGGTCTGGGGCTTGGCCGGCCAAGCTCCGGTGGCTGCCCTGGCTGCCTTACTCACCGGCACTGTGGCTGAGCCTGATCACGGCCGGCGGTCTGTTCATCACCCTGGCGAAAGGTTCCTGGCTCGCCGCCTTCATCGGCGCGGGGCTGGTTGCCGTGGGTCGGAGCAAATACCGGCGGGCGGCGATGGCCGCAATCCTCGGCGGGATGGTCGTGGTAGGCATTCCCGCGATGATCGCTTTTCTCGACTACGCTTCGGTCGGGCGAGAGAACGCCAAGGATGATAACCAGGAAACCGCTGCCTACCGCTACGAACTGGTCGAGCACTATCTGGACATCGCCAACCAGGAGCCGCTATGGGGCTGGGGCCTGACCAAATGGCCGAAGGTGCCGGGGGCGGAGTCCATCGACAACCATTTTCTGCTGTTGCTGTTGATGCATGGCTATCTGGCCTCGGTGTTCTTTCTGCTGTTGCTGCTCGGCACCATGACTCGGCTCCTGCTCTACGGGCTGCGCCAACCGCCCACCGGACCGCCGGGCAGCGCGCTGTCCTTTACGCTTGCCGGCATCTATCTCGCCTATTTCGTCGCCATAGCCACGGTGTTCATGGGCCAGCAGACGATGCCCATGTTCTTCATGCTCACCGGCTGGGCCGAGAGTTACATGCAGCGGCGAAGCCGGGAATGGGCCGGGGCCGGGGCCGGCGAGGCGGCGCGGCGGTTCGAGGCACCGGCGCCGTTCCGGTTCAGGCGGGTCTTATGA
- a CDS encoding acyltransferase, producing MSRTIKRLLLGLLKPAAAIANRLESWDRLWAHARLKAALDSALDSSVVVLGTPELHGSRNIHLGRDLFLYPGLYLETQERGRIEIGDGVVLSRGVHIVSYASVVLEDGVMVGEYTSIRDANHRIAEGHSVRDTGHDAKAIRIGRNVWIGRGAVILRGVTIGESAVIGANAVVTRDVPAHAVVGGVPARPIERARGG from the coding sequence ATGTCCCGAACAATCAAACGTCTCCTGCTGGGCTTGTTGAAACCCGCCGCGGCGATCGCAAACCGCCTCGAATCCTGGGACCGCCTGTGGGCCCACGCGCGGCTCAAGGCGGCCCTCGATTCGGCCCTGGACTCCTCGGTGGTGGTGCTGGGGACGCCCGAACTGCACGGCAGCAGGAATATCCATCTGGGGCGGGATCTGTTCCTGTATCCCGGCCTGTACCTGGAAACCCAGGAACGAGGCCGCATCGAGATCGGCGACGGCGTCGTGCTCTCGCGTGGCGTGCACATCGTGTCCTATGCATCGGTCGTCCTCGAAGACGGCGTGATGGTGGGCGAGTACACCAGCATCCGGGACGCCAATCACCGCATCGCCGAAGGCCACTCCGTGCGGGACACCGGCCATGACGCCAAGGCGATCCGGATCGGGCGCAACGTCTGGATCGGACGGGGCGCGGTCATCCTGCGGGGCGTGACGATCGGGGAGTCGGCGGTGATCGGCGCCAACGCGGTCGTGACGCGCGACGTGCCCGCCCATGCCGTCGTGGGCGGGGTTCCGGCCCGCCCCATCGAGCGCGCACGCGGCGGCTGA
- a CDS encoding glycosyltransferase, giving the protein MTEPTSPPSPLLSVIVIGRNEGERLSRCLASVRGMRDPGGPVEIIYVDSASRDDSVARARAFGAKVVEVNPERPSAALGRNAGWREAQAPYLLFLDGDTVLHPDFVADSLREFDDPKVAVVWGHRRELHPEHSLFNRVLDLDWIYPPGPSEFCGGDALMRADVVRSVGGFDASLIAGEEPEMCQRIRARGFSILHVDRPMTGHDLAMKTWASYWKRAFRAGYAYSEVSERLRGTEFPLWVEDARRNLLRGGFLSLLFTVGASASAVAKSMLHLGLVMAIFLALALRSAWKARWKGGGTWTLLLYGIHSHLQQIPILAGQISCRLDRWRKRSRFLIEYK; this is encoded by the coding sequence ATGACTGAGCCGACGTCTCCCCCATCGCCTCTGCTCTCCGTCATCGTCATTGGGCGCAACGAGGGCGAGCGCCTGAGCCGTTGTCTCGCGTCCGTGCGCGGCATGCGCGACCCCGGCGGTCCGGTCGAGATCATCTATGTCGATTCGGCCTCGCGGGACGACAGCGTGGCGCGCGCACGCGCGTTCGGCGCGAAAGTCGTCGAGGTGAATCCCGAACGGCCTTCCGCCGCCCTCGGCCGCAACGCCGGATGGCGGGAGGCCCAAGCGCCGTACCTGCTCTTCCTCGACGGTGACACCGTGCTGCACCCGGATTTCGTGGCCGACTCGCTGCGCGAATTCGACGATCCCAAGGTCGCCGTGGTGTGGGGGCACCGGCGTGAGCTGCACCCCGAGCATTCGCTGTTCAACCGGGTGCTGGATCTCGACTGGATCTATCCGCCGGGTCCGTCCGAATTCTGCGGGGGCGATGCGCTGATGCGCGCCGATGTCGTCCGCTCCGTCGGCGGCTTCGATGCCAGCCTGATCGCCGGGGAAGAGCCGGAAATGTGCCAGCGCATCCGGGCACGGGGGTTTTCCATTCTGCACGTCGACCGCCCCATGACCGGACACGATCTGGCGATGAAAACCTGGGCCAGCTACTGGAAGCGGGCTTTCCGGGCGGGCTACGCCTATTCGGAAGTATCCGAGCGGCTCAGGGGCACCGAATTCCCGCTGTGGGTGGAGGACGCGCGGCGAAACCTGTTGCGCGGCGGTTTCCTGAGCCTGCTGTTCACCGTCGGCGCATCGGCCTCGGCGGTCGCCAAGAGCATGCTGCATCTGGGGCTGGTGATGGCGATCTTCCTGGCGCTGGCTCTGCGTTCGGCCTGGAAGGCCCGCTGGAAAGGGGGAGGGACCTGGACGCTTCTGCTCTATGGCATCCACTCGCATCTCCAGCAGATTCCCATTCTGGCCGGCCAGATTTCCTGCCGGCTCGACCGCTGGCGCAAACGCAGCCGGTTTCTCATCGAGTACAAGTGA
- a CDS encoding glycosyltransferase family 4 protein: MKAVFLYVLHSGNLYGTERMALATLDGLRDRLTPVLFAPVGPALGEAGRMDIQAIEFRGARDLARKLRPWIAGHERVAFAATGVSHSLIFLAWNLLYRRRNVHVHLVHGGADERESYGRKRMLNGKGVRFVAVSEFVRDRLIAHGVAEADIEVCENFLPDRQIAEAPRRAAFGDAIRNVIVVSRVDPVKRIDLLLDCLDQHPAVKGLNFRIYGTGWDLDALRARAQKDHPNVVFEGFSDRIPQALARSDLLLHLCPCEPFGLAILEAMAAGIPVLVPDSGGAASLIEPGISGFQFRAGDAGDLGTVLEEVAGLPPASLNRIVAAADARLRERYSSKAGLARYANLFRELADD, translated from the coding sequence ATGAAAGCGGTATTTCTTTACGTGCTGCACAGTGGCAACCTCTACGGCACCGAACGCATGGCGCTGGCGACGCTGGACGGTCTGCGCGACCGGCTGACCCCCGTCCTGTTCGCACCGGTCGGTCCCGCCCTCGGCGAGGCTGGGCGGATGGACATCCAGGCCATCGAATTCCGTGGCGCGCGCGATCTGGCGCGCAAGCTGCGGCCCTGGATCGCTGGCCATGAGCGGGTCGCCTTTGCCGCCACTGGGGTCAGCCATTCTTTGATATTCCTGGCCTGGAACCTGCTGTACCGGCGCCGCAACGTGCATGTCCACCTCGTGCACGGCGGCGCGGACGAACGCGAGAGCTACGGGCGCAAGCGGATGTTGAACGGTAAGGGGGTGCGCTTCGTGGCGGTGTCGGAATTCGTCCGCGACCGCCTCATCGCTCATGGCGTCGCCGAAGCCGATATCGAAGTCTGCGAAAACTTCCTGCCGGACCGGCAGATAGCCGAGGCCCCTCGGCGGGCTGCCTTCGGCGACGCCATCCGCAATGTCATCGTCGTGTCCCGCGTCGACCCGGTCAAACGGATCGACTTGCTGCTCGACTGTCTGGATCAGCATCCGGCGGTGAAGGGTCTGAATTTCCGCATCTACGGCACCGGCTGGGACCTGGATGCGCTGCGCGCACGGGCGCAGAAAGATCATCCGAACGTGGTGTTCGAAGGCTTCAGCGACAGGATTCCGCAAGCCCTGGCGAGGAGCGACCTGTTGCTGCACCTTTGCCCCTGTGAACCGTTCGGCCTCGCCATCCTGGAGGCGATGGCCGCCGGAATTCCCGTGCTGGTGCCGGACTCCGGCGGCGCGGCGTCATTGATCGAGCCGGGCATTTCGGGATTCCAGTTCCGCGCCGGCGACGCCGGCGATCTGGGGACGGTCCTGGAAGAAGTGGCCGGTCTGCCACCGGCGAGTCTCAACCGGATCGTCGCGGCGGCCGATGCGAGGCTGCGCGAACGCTATTCCAGCAAGGCCGGTCTGGCGCGCTATGCCAACCTGTTCAGGGAGCTTGCCGATGACTGA
- a CDS encoding GumC family protein, producing MNAAGSEIAQNPPPPGGTFMPLVSLRRHRRIALIVMAVVVVLGAGFAWVKGKAVYSATAVLYVAPHFVNILKESKELDILAYDQFVEHQALTVPRYDILLESLAKLGDKRYVWQRKNESDRRAAERLQAALEVKPVKDSYLITVTLESTTPDHLDELVNTIVDTYLEKTRESDSFFARNVRLASLQERRGQIQDEIDAKLARRTEIAQELSVTTFSEQIASPYDRLLVESQNALAMAQRTRVASEAALALFEDRTSKQGQDAIAAAAFDTIQKDPGLISLKASLYKRRSDLLQQASGLDPRHPLKIQIDRELKEIDEELNRTVDKLTEQVAKSLIDQRRSDVKRDRQIEQELNQQLESFRNKASWFAALYNEALSLNHEIERSRKQLDVIDGRIEFFELESRAPGFVRVETYARPPELPVKGGRKKLFAVVMVLAMILGVATPVGLDMLDQRIRTTGQVAKIIGHRPVAWFVDHAGDPGLKRMTADQRRRLAIAVNRERESHGNRLALLTSVKSEAGVTGLALDLARELAVLGVSTVVVEANPLRPDDRYRADPAKPGLANLLAGSGDTVAAVLPASDGLPDRLGLGVAPGPQLFAYPVLRRRLDELKAAYDMVLIDAPPLLLSADTEYLIEVADVTLLLVGAGQVKPGELRRAAGIVQKIDPPAVGFVMTRLEVYQGGGYYAKLAEELAGAKVSRENGHEHTSRRLEG from the coding sequence ATGAACGCCGCCGGTTCCGAGATCGCGCAGAATCCGCCGCCGCCCGGCGGGACGTTCATGCCGCTGGTCAGCCTCCGCAGGCATCGCCGCATCGCTCTCATCGTCATGGCCGTGGTCGTCGTCCTGGGAGCGGGATTCGCCTGGGTCAAGGGCAAGGCGGTTTATTCGGCCACCGCCGTGCTGTACGTGGCCCCGCATTTCGTGAACATCCTCAAGGAATCCAAGGAGCTGGACATCCTCGCCTATGATCAGTTCGTCGAACACCAGGCGCTGACCGTTCCGCGCTACGACATCCTGCTGGAGTCGCTGGCCAAGCTCGGCGACAAGCGTTACGTCTGGCAAAGGAAGAACGAGTCGGATCGGCGGGCGGCGGAAAGGCTGCAGGCCGCGCTCGAAGTCAAACCGGTCAAGGATAGCTACCTCATCACCGTGACGCTGGAATCGACCACGCCGGATCACCTCGACGAATTGGTCAACACCATCGTCGACACCTATCTCGAAAAAACCCGGGAATCGGATTCCTTTTTCGCCCGCAATGTGCGTCTGGCCAGCCTGCAGGAGCGGCGCGGGCAGATCCAGGATGAAATCGACGCGAAGCTGGCACGCCGGACGGAGATCGCGCAGGAGCTGAGCGTGACGACGTTCAGCGAACAGATTGCAAGCCCGTACGACAGGCTGCTGGTCGAAAGCCAGAATGCCCTCGCCATGGCGCAGCGTACCCGCGTGGCCAGTGAGGCGGCGTTGGCGTTGTTCGAGGACCGGACCAGCAAGCAGGGGCAGGACGCCATTGCGGCGGCGGCGTTCGATACCATTCAGAAAGACCCCGGCCTGATCAGCTTGAAAGCCAGCCTGTACAAACGCCGCAGCGATCTCTTGCAGCAGGCCAGCGGGCTCGATCCCAGACATCCGCTGAAAATCCAGATCGACCGTGAACTGAAGGAAATCGACGAGGAACTCAATCGCACCGTCGACAAGCTCACCGAGCAGGTGGCGAAAAGCCTCATCGACCAACGCAGGTCCGATGTGAAGCGCGACCGCCAGATCGAACAGGAACTGAATCAACAGCTCGAATCGTTCCGCAACAAGGCGTCCTGGTTCGCGGCTCTGTACAACGAAGCCCTGAGCCTCAACCACGAGATCGAGCGCAGCCGAAAACAGCTTGATGTCATCGACGGACGCATCGAATTCTTCGAGCTGGAGTCGCGTGCGCCCGGTTTCGTTCGCGTCGAAACCTATGCCCGTCCGCCGGAGCTTCCGGTCAAAGGCGGCCGCAAGAAGCTTTTCGCCGTGGTGATGGTACTGGCGATGATCCTGGGTGTCGCCACGCCGGTGGGGCTCGACATGTTGGATCAGCGCATCCGCACCACCGGCCAGGTCGCCAAGATCATCGGCCACCGCCCCGTCGCCTGGTTCGTCGACCACGCCGGTGATCCCGGTCTGAAACGGATGACGGCAGACCAACGGCGCCGGCTGGCCATCGCAGTGAACCGGGAACGGGAGTCGCATGGCAACCGTCTGGCGCTGCTGACCTCGGTCAAATCGGAGGCGGGTGTGACCGGCCTGGCCCTGGATCTGGCCCGCGAATTGGCGGTGCTGGGTGTGAGCACCGTGGTGGTCGAGGCCAATCCGCTCAGGCCGGATGACCGTTACCGGGCCGATCCGGCAAAGCCGGGTTTGGCGAATCTGCTGGCCGGCTCCGGCGACACGGTCGCAGCCGTCCTGCCTGCCAGCGATGGATTGCCGGATCGGCTGGGGCTCGGAGTCGCGCCGGGTCCGCAGTTGTTCGCCTATCCCGTGCTGCGCCGTCGTCTCGACGAATTGAAGGCGGCGTACGACATGGTGCTGATCGATGCGCCGCCCCTCCTCCTGTCCGCCGATACCGAATACCTGATCGAGGTCGCGGACGTGACGCTGCTGCTGGTCGGGGCCGGCCAGGTCAAGCCGGGCGAACTGCGGAGGGCGGCGGGCATCGTGCAGAAGATCGACCCGCCGGCGGTGGGTTTCGTGATGACCCGCCTCGAGGTCTATCAGGGGGGAGGCTATTACGCCAAACTGGCCGAAGAACTCGCCGGCGCGAAAGTCTCGCGCGAGAATGGGCACGAACACACATCGAGGAGGCTGGAGGGATGA
- a CDS encoding polysaccharide biosynthesis/export family protein, protein MKPFRRAGHVASLVLGLAGCGSWESVPDATPDAREAFSAPHKAETMSPADVLRAFQEDTVTDYRIGDGDQVNIDVVGRAELSGPQVVGPDGNVTLPVVGNISVRNLTREQAASAISKALGKYYRDPFTTVRVLQYASNRVTVLGRVEHPGPVPFDTPPTLLEILSKAGVFPLIRPEQVLTSCAVIRRDRILWVDIGRLLGGDLQLNVQLHRNDVVYIPDASDRQVFVLGAVNKPGAYRLTSRMSFVDALGQAGGATPEAHKNEIHLIRPEKGVNLQVSFDEVMKPDPNLSLALEHGDIIYVPMNTAARIGYVLQKVNPFMQAWMIRQMGTM, encoded by the coding sequence GTGAAGCCATTCCGCCGGGCAGGGCATGTCGCGAGTCTGGTCCTGGGATTGGCTGGCTGCGGCTCCTGGGAGTCGGTGCCGGATGCCACGCCCGATGCCCGAGAGGCGTTCAGCGCGCCGCACAAAGCCGAGACGATGTCGCCGGCGGACGTCCTCAGGGCTTTCCAGGAAGATACCGTCACTGACTACCGGATCGGCGACGGCGATCAGGTCAACATCGACGTGGTCGGCCGGGCCGAGCTTTCCGGACCCCAGGTGGTCGGACCGGATGGCAACGTCACTTTGCCGGTCGTGGGTAACATTTCCGTCCGCAATCTTACCCGCGAACAGGCGGCCAGCGCCATCAGCAAGGCTTTGGGAAAATACTACCGGGATCCCTTCACGACCGTTCGCGTCCTGCAATACGCTTCCAATCGCGTCACCGTACTGGGCCGTGTCGAGCATCCGGGCCCCGTGCCGTTCGATACACCTCCGACGCTGCTGGAAATCCTCTCCAAAGCCGGCGTGTTTCCTCTGATCCGGCCGGAGCAGGTGCTCACGAGCTGCGCGGTGATCCGGCGCGACCGGATTCTCTGGGTGGACATCGGAAGGCTGCTGGGGGGCGATTTGCAGCTCAACGTGCAGTTGCACCGAAACGACGTCGTGTATATCCCCGATGCTTCGGACCGCCAGGTTTTCGTGCTCGGCGCGGTCAACAAGCCGGGCGCCTACCGGCTCACTTCGCGGATGTCCTTCGTGGACGCTCTGGGCCAGGCCGGCGGCGCCACGCCGGAGGCGCACAAGAACGAGATCCATCTGATCCGTCCCGAAAAAGGCGTCAACCTGCAAGTCAGCTTCGACGAAGTCATGAAGCCCGACCCGAATCTCTCCCTGGCCCTGGAGCATGGCGACATCATCTACGTGCCCATGAACACCGCGGCGCGGATCGGCTACGTCCTGCAGAAGGTCAATCCCTTCATGCAGGCCTGGATGATCAGGCAGATGGGCACCATGTAG
- a CDS encoding STAS domain-containing protein, protein MLLKHRTQGNVDIAELSGRLVMADAAKARAELLAIVEKGTGRLVVDFRDVSFIDSSGLSVLIAAFKGIEARAGKMVLAGLSPEIQALMELTRLNEIFLVFADPEGAARYLASTE, encoded by the coding sequence ATGCTTCTCAAGCACAGGACGCAGGGCAACGTGGACATCGCCGAACTCAGCGGACGCCTGGTGATGGCCGATGCCGCCAAGGCCAGGGCGGAGCTTCTGGCCATCGTGGAGAAAGGGACCGGTCGCCTGGTGGTGGATTTCCGAGACGTGAGCTTCATCGATTCCAGCGGCCTGTCGGTGCTCATCGCCGCTTTCAAGGGCATCGAAGCCCGCGCCGGAAAGATGGTCCTGGCGGGGCTGTCCCCGGAAATACAGGCCTTGATGGAACTTACTCGGCTCAACGAGATTTTCCTGGTTTTCGCCGACCCCGAAGGTGCGGCCCGCTATCTCGCATCGACCGAATGA